The DNA sequence ACCGTTGGATCCATAGGTTCTCCCGACTTTAAATCAACCCCAACAATGTGACCATCGATTATTTCATCTTGACAGTTGGAAATTGTTTCCAATTGATCCAAACCAGCATTTGCAGATAAAGTCTTTGGAATGACTAAAAGGGCCTCAGCAAATGATTTGATACCAGGCTTGTTTTTACctttcaaaatctttttgCTTGCATCGCtttgtaataaataattattgcAACTTAACCAAAATGCACCAGCACCTGGTAAGATAGAAGCATCTTTAATCACATTAGAAACAGCTCTCAACCCATCCCTTATTGCGTCTTTAGTTTGTTGTAAAACATGACTGTTAGAACCTTTGATCAAAATTGTAGCAGCTCTTGGATCTTTACATTCTGTGACATAGGTAAACTTGTCCTCCCCGATGGCATTTTCATAAACTAACCCTGAATATCCCAAAATTTCCGGActcaaatcatcaacagAGTTTTGTGCTTCTCCACCACAAATCAATTGCAAACGTTCCatgtttcttcttttggCTCTTCTTAATGCCAAAATACCATTCTTGGCCAACACATCCAAAGACATTGGATCTATCCCTTTCTGATTTATTATAACAAACCCTTTGTCAGAGTTCAAATCACACACTTCATTCTTCAACTCTATAATCTTTCgtaatttatcatcaacaaattttctttctgaAGCCACCaatttttctctttgttCGGCAGAGGAATAGAAAAACCCAGAGTTGACTTCCGTTTTTTCGTACTCCAAAGACACATTGAGAATCAAAATATAAGCATTCTTAACTCGTCTAGGCATATCTGGGTGTCTAGCCCCATGATCCAAAACTAAACCTTGAATTAATTCCGTCTCTTTAGAATGGCCATGTTGCATAGTCATAATTTCAATCATATGTAAATCCAAATTTCTTTGTGATTCTTCCTTGACAGTCAATACTGCATCAGTAACAATTGGTGTCAAAACATCAGCCAATTCATTGGTGACTTTAGTGGCTAATGATGATCGAGCAATCTGTAAAAGAAATTCACGATCAAACGTTTCCACCTTTTGCTTAAACAGATCAAGGAATTCCAATGAGGTTTCACGAGCAATTTCAAACCcatcaacaataacttGTGGGTGAACACCTTCACTGATAAATCTTTCGGCTTGCTTCAACAATTCCCCTACTAACAAAATAACGGTTGTTGTTCCATCTCCAGTGATTTCATCTTGTGCAGTGGCAGCACGTGCAATCATCACTGCTGTTGGATGTTGAATTTGCATTTCAGTCAATAAAACTTTACCATCTTTAGTTAATTTCAATCCGCCAGATCCATCAACTAACAACTTTAATGTTCCTTTAGGTCCCAAATTAGAAGCTAACACTTGTTGCAAGCCTTGGGCGGCATTAATATTAACTTGTAGTGCTTGGGCACGTCTTATTGATTCTGCCTTAGGATTAagtaattgaattgatgatgacaTAGTTGTCTTCAAagatatattatttatattgatcAGATTGATGGGTAAACGAACG is a window from the Candida dubliniensis CD36 chromosome 4, complete sequence genome containing:
- a CDS encoding actin/tublulin assembly protein (Similar to S. cerevisiae CCT6;~In S. cerevisiae: essential protein that is required for the assembly of actin and tubulins in vivo), whose translation is MSSSIQLLNPKAESIRRAQALQVNINAAQGLQQVLASNLGPKGTLKLLVDGSGGLKLTKDGKVLLTEMQIQHPTAVMIARAATAQDEITGDGTTTVILLVGELLKQAERFISEGVHPQVIVDGFEIARETSLEFLDSFKQKVETFDREFLLQIARSSLATKVTNELADVLTPIVTDAVLTVKEESQRNLDLHMIEIMTMQHGHSKETELIQGLVLDHGARHPDMPRRVKNAYILILNVSLEYEKTEVNSGFFYSSAEQREKLVASERKFVDDKLRKIIELKNEVCDLNSDKGFVIINQKGIDPMSLDVLAKNGILALRRAKRRNMERLQLICGGEAQNSVDDLSPEILGYSGLVYENAIGEDKFTYVTECKDPRAATILIKGSNSHVLQQTKDAIRDGLRAVSNVIKDASILPGAGAFWLSCNNYLLQSDASKKILKGKNKPGIKSFAEALLVIPKTLSANAGLDQLETISNCQDEIIDGHIVGVDLKSGEPMDPTVEGIWDSFRVVRNAISSATGIASNLLLCDELLKAGRSSLKEGAGGPPGAGGAPGGMMPPAGMM